In Haematobia irritans isolate KBUSLIRL chromosome 1, ASM5000362v1, whole genome shotgun sequence, a genomic segment contains:
- the LOC142236050 gene encoding uncharacterized protein LOC142236050 — translation MEIQENNINTTNTTQINQSTQRTNTTRSPPVTRASSVTREHRTAETGLPRRRLKWTHDMNVSVLRAYYKATRNSSGTSYRQQMHDIFLTEYPELHHLSQQNLADRRAAIIRNNLIPQTIQEQIRRNVEEEQNQRHNNPNPTNQLESNIQNTQPTITENETVLTQHNTANPLDLQDEQQQLPNSTENTEAAIAMSLFNEAKIKFVDINPENRPFIPKPKPSKILNRITSMINTQILPQEGSNHNNFEHIIFIMYCSAYTITQTVKQLDNNRRTNSQDHGEPVGERTPQHNTNPRKRKNRTPGWQTRLQTKIDEIRKELAIITNHIKGKTGKRSKNKINKIKYKHRIHTRFEPPNQAIEQIRDTIRQKLAKYTQRLRSYTKSYQRSSQNRLFTTNEKSFYNSLTKQNQPTPNNPVNIDEIEHFWKSIWSQEVKHNPNPIWINTILENNTTTIPMHNHSISEETFKKSIQKLQNWKHPGPDKIHNFYYKYLTTLHPTIIHIFNNIISNPNNTPPSMCKGITYLKPKTTNPTSPSQYRPITCLNTGYKIFTSCISIEINEYCETHGILAEEQKGCRKGTKGCKDQLIIDSVITNQAIRNKKNLHTAFIDYKKAFDSIPHSWLLEVLTIYKIDPQIIHCIEHLMKLWETTLHIQSDQEEVKSNPIRIRRGIYQGDSLSPLIFCIALNPLSTLLQYSQYGYKLKTTDDVKISHCFYMDDLKLYANTKPNINHLLQIVELFSKDIRMEFGIDKCRKQHIVRGKYGHSENYHTAEGEEITPLLQGEHYKYLGIKQNTSIDHTHQKNETLKDFKIRLQAICKSRLNGKNLIKAINTYAVTLLTYTFGILSWSNTELKAIDRTIRTTLTINKHYHPKSAIERINIPRKLGGKGILNVQNLHDRQIQTLVKYFHTKANTSTLYRTIINSDDNLTPLNLKNRTANNPIPVQGLIQAWKSKPLHGRYPNLIFQPHVDLENTTNWLKYSNIYAETEGFIMAIQDGVIKTKNYRKYILHDNTLTDDKCRRCGGASETLPHLLNSCTALTHSHYTNRHNNMGKIIYINMIKSLNINTETTYYYKYHPKPIVENDDYIIYWDRSILVNNPPDMTIPNRPDMVIIDKRDKSMRIIDFAVPYDNNITETIITKKTKYQPLAEYIKNTQNVRKIEIIPIVISSLGTVPKETTTAIQNLNLKRNVLTEMQKSILIKATTILKLRMYNS, via the exons atggagatacaagaaaataatattaatacaaCAAACACAACACAAATAAACCAATCAACACAAAGGACAAACACCACCAGAAGTCCACCTGTCACACGCGCTTCCTCTGTCACAAGAGAGCATAGGACCGCAGAAACAGGGCTGCCACGGCGTAGATTAAAATGGACCCACGACATGAATGTGTCTGTCCTCAGGGCCTACTACAAGGCCACACGCAACAGTAGCGGCACAAGCTACAGGCAGCAAATGCACGATATATTCCTTACAGAATATCCCGAACTACACCACCTGTCGCAACAAAATCTGGCCGACAGGAGAGCCGCAATAATAAGAAACAACCTCATACCTCAAACCATACAGGAGCAAATACGCCGTAATGTAGAAGAAGAACAAAATCAGCGCCACAATAACCCCAATCCAACAAATCAATTAGAATCAAATATACAAAACACCCAACCAACAATAACTGAAAATGAAACAGTATTAACACAACACAACACAGCCAATCCACTCGATCTACAAGACGAACAGCAACAGCTACCAAATTCCACAGAGAACACAGAAGCAGCAATAGCAATGTCATTGTTCAACGAAGCAAAAATCAAATTCGTTGATATCAATCCAGAAAACAGACCCTTCATTCCCAAACCAAAACCGTCGAAAATCCTAAACCGAATAACATCAATGATAAATACCCAAATCCTACCACAGGAAGGCTCAAATCACAACAATTTCGAACACATAATCTTCATAATGTACTGCAGCGCATACACAATTACACAAACAGTAAAGCAACTCGACAACAACAGAAGAACAAATAGCCAAGACCACGGGGAACCGGTAGGCGAACGAACACCACAACACAACACAAATCCAAGGAAACGGAAAAACAGAACACCCGGATGGCAAACAAGACTGCAAACCAAAATAGACGAAATCAGGAAAGAGCTAGCAATAATCACAAACCACATCAAAGGCAAAACAGGCAAAAGAAGCAAgaacaaaatcaacaaaattaagTACAAACACCGCATCCACACAAGATTCGAACCACCCAACCAAGCAATAGAGCAAATCAGGGATACAATACGTCAAAAACTGGCGAAGTATACCCAAAGGCTAAGATCCTACACAAAAAGCTATCAACGATCATCACAAAATAGACTTTTCACTACGAACGAAAAGAGTTTTTACAACTCACTAACCAAACAGAATCAACCCACACCTAATAACCCAGTAAACATAGACGAAATAGAACACTTCTGGAAATCAATATGGAGCCAAGAAGTTAAACACAACCCGAATCCGATTTGGATTAACACAATCCTTGAAAACAATACCACAACTATACCAATGCATAACCACTCAATCTCAGAGGAAACCTTCAAGAAATCTATCCAGAAACTCCAGAACTGGAAGCATCCAGGTCCCGACAAAATACACAACTTCTACTATAAATATCTCACCACACTCCATCCTACTATCATTCACATCTTTAACAATATAATTTCTAACCCGAACAATACGCCCCCATCGATGTGCAAAGGCATAACATATCTCAAACCTAAAACAACCAACCCAACGTCACCATCGCAATACAGACCAATAACATGCCTAAACACCGGATACAAGATATTTACATCATGCATCAGTATTGAAATCAATGAATACTGCGAAACCCACGGAATACTTGCCGAAGAGCAAAAAGGCTGTCGAAAGGGAACAAAGGGATGTAAAGACCAACTAATAATAGACAGTGTCATAACTAACCAGGCCATAAGGAACAAAAAGAACCTGCACACCGCCTTTATCGACTACAAAAAGGCATTCGACTCGATCCCCCACTCATGGCTTCTGGAAGTTCTGACTATATACAAGATAGACCCCCAAATAATACATTGCATCGAGCATCTAATGAAACTATGGGAGACAACGCTACACATACAAAGTGACCAAGAAGAAGTTAAATCCAATCCAATAAGGATACGCCGAGGCATCTACCAAGGTGACTCACTAAGCCCCCTAATATTCTGCATAGCGCTAAACCCGCTATCTACTCTCCTGCAATACAGCCAATATGGCTACAAGTTAAAAACAACTGACGATGTTAAGATATCCCACTGCTTCTACATGGACGACCTCAAGCTATACGCGAACACCAAACCAAACATAAACCATCTCCTCCAAATAGTAGAATTATTCTCTAAGGATATCCGAATGGAATTTGGAATAGACAAATGCAGAAAACAGCACATCGTCAGAGGCAAATACGGTCACTCAGAAAACTACCATACAGCAGAAGGTGAGGAAATAACGCCACTTCTTCAGGGCGAACACTACAAATACCTTGGTATTAAGCAAAATACCTCGATAGACCACACTCACCAGAAAAATGAAACACTAAAGGATTTTAAGATAAGACTACAGGCCATCTGCAAATCCAGGCTAAATGGGAAAAATCTCATTAAGGCTATCAACACATATGCAGTAACACTACTAACGTACACATTCGGAATATTATCTTGGTCAAACACGGAGCTAAAAGCGATAGACAGAACAATAAGAACAACGCTAACAATAAATAAACACTACCACCCCAAATCAGCAATAGAACGTATTAATATCCCCCGGAAGCTAGGAGGTAAAGGAATACTAAACGTCCAAAACCTTCACGACAGACAAATACAGACACTAGTAAAATACTTCCACACAAAAGCCAATACTTCAACTCTCTATAGAACAATTATAAACTCAGATGATAACCTAACACCGCTAAACCTGAAAAACCGCACAGCTAATAACCCCATCCCAGTCCAAGGCTTAATACAAGCATGGAAATCTAAACCTCTGCACGGAAGATACCCAAACCTAATCTTCCAGCCACACGTAGACCTAGAAAATACCACCAACTGGCTAAAATACAGCAATATATACGCAGAAACAGAAGGGTTTATAATGGCAATACAGGACGGAgtaattaaaacaaagaacTATCGAAAGTACATCCTGCACGATAACACACTCACAGACGACAAATGCCGTAGGTGCGGAGGAGCCTCAGAAACTCTACCACATCTACTTAACAGCTGCACCGCACTGACCCACAGCCACTACACAAATAGGCACAACAACATgggaaaaataatatacataaacatGATAAAGTCACTAAACATCAATACAGAGACTACATACTACTACAAATACCACCCGAAACCAATTGTCGAAAACGACGACTACATCATCTACTGGGACCGATCTATACTAGTCAATAACCCCCCGGACATGACCATACCAAACAGACCAGACAtggttattatcgataaacgagaCAAAAGCATGAGGATAATAGACTTCGCGGTACCATATGACAATAACATCACAGAAACTATAATTACAAAGAAGACGAAATACCAACCTTTGGCAGAATATATCAAAAACACTCAGAATGTTCGAAAAATAGAGATAATACCCATTGTCATAAGTTCCCTTGGAACAGTCCCCAAGGAAACCACAACAGCAATCCAGAACCTGAACTTAAAACGGAACGTCTTAACAGAAATGCAGAAATCAATACTTATTAAAGCAACAACGATC CTTAAGCTGCGAATGTAcaattcataa